GGCATCAGCGCCGTGTGACGGGCGCGATGGCGCTCCGCGCGCGGGTGCCCCGGCCGGCCCCGCAGCCCGAGGCTCGCGCCGCGGGCGGCGAGGAGGATCGTCGCGGCGGCGGCCGCCGGGTGCGCCCATCCGAGCAGCATCGGGCGGCTGCGGTTACCGTAGGAGCCCCGGGCGGTCAAGTTGTGGGCTGCCGTCGTGATTTCTGGTAAGGACGGCGCTCGCAGAGGGGGGATCGATGCGCATCGCGACACGCACGCTGGTCTGCTGCGGCCTCGTGGCCGGCGCCTTCTTGCTCGCCGCTCGCGCAGCCCGCGCCGGGGGCGACTGGAACGACCAGGGGGTCAAATGGGTGCCGTACGCGGACGGACTGGCCACGGCCAAGAAGGAGAAGAAGCCCGTCTGCCTCGTCTTCTACACCGAGTGGTGCCCGCACTGTCAGAACTACAGCGGCGTCTTCCACGACCCGAAGGTGGTCGACCAGACGAAGCGCTTCGTGATGGTCCGAATCGACCGCGACAAGGAGAAGGACCTCAGCAAGAAGTACGCGCCCGACGGCGAGTACATCCCGCGCACCTACTTCCTCAAGCCTGACGGCACGCTCGACGCGGACATCCACGCCCCGCGCGACAACTACAAGTACTTCTACGACGAGCGCGACCCGGCCTCGCTGCTCGGCGGCATGAACGAGGCGCTTGCGAAGCTGCACTGAGCCGGCCGGCGCGACGTGATCGCGGCCGGTCTCTGCGAGACGTGCCGGCACGCGCGCCCCCTCACGTCGGCGCGCGGCTCGACGTTCTGGCAGTGCGGCCGGGCCGCGACCGACCGCCGCTTCGCGCGCTATCCACGCCTGCCGGTCACCCGCTGCGACGGCTTCGAGGCGACGACGGCCAAGCTCCCCGCTGTCGACGGGCCGGTGGCCGTCGCGTGGAGCGGCGGGAAGGACAGCGCGCTCGCCCGCCACCGCGCGCTGCTCTCCGGCTACCGCCCGGGGCTGCTCGTCAACATGGCGAGCGCGGACGGCAGCGTTCGCTTCCACGGCGTGGGCGGCGAGCTGGTCGCGCAGCAGGCCGACGCGCTCGGCGCCGAACTGCTCCAGGTGCCGACCGCGCCGGAGGCCTACGAGGCGCGCTTCGAGGAGATGCTCGGCCAGCTCCGCGCGCGCGGCTTCGCCGGCCTCGTCTTCGGCAACCTCCACCTGGCCGACGTGCAGGCCTGGTTCGCGACGCGGACGGCGCGCGCCGGCCTCGCACACGTCGAGCCGCTCTGGGGCTGGGCGCCGGCCGAGGTGGTGGCACAGTTCCTCGCGGCGGGCTTTCGCGCCGTGGTGGTGAGCGTGATGGAGGACCGGGTCGACCGGCGCTGGCTCGGCGCGCCGTTCGACGAGCGCTTCGTGGCGGCGCTCGCCGCCCGGCCCGACGTCGACGTCTGCGGCGAGCGCGGCGAGTACCACACGTTCGTCTACGATGGCCCGGGGTTTCGCGCGCCGGTCCGGTTCGCGCTCGGCGAGCCCGTCCGCTCCGAGGGCTACTGCATCCGCCCGGCGCGTGCGGGGTGACCACGCGCTCGGGACTCTGGTACCATCGCGCTACTCGTGCCCGTCCACGTCCCGTCGCCCACCCGCATCGTCGCAGCCGGCAACCTGCCGAAGGCGATCGACGAGTACATCGGCCGCGTCAACTCGGAGACCACCGCCGTGAGCGTGGCGCACATGCGGAGCCCGTGCGGCTGGGTCGAGCCCGGGCAGACGCCGGCGTTCGACGAGTACACCGTGGTGCTCGCCGGCATGCTGCGCGTGCGACACGCCGGCGGCACGATCGACGTCTCGGCCGGCGAGGCCGTCATCGCGCGGCGCGGCGAGTGGGTCCAGTACAGCTCGCCCGGACCGGAGGGCGCCGAGTACATCGCCGTCTGCGTGCCCGCCTTCTCGCCCGAGAC
Above is a window of Deltaproteobacteria bacterium DNA encoding:
- a CDS encoding DUF255 domain-containing protein, giving the protein MRIATRTLVCCGLVAGAFLLAARAARAGGDWNDQGVKWVPYADGLATAKKEKKPVCLVFYTEWCPHCQNYSGVFHDPKVVDQTKRFVMVRIDRDKEKDLSKKYAPDGEYIPRTYFLKPDGTLDADIHAPRDNYKYFYDERDPASLLGGMNEALAKLH
- a CDS encoding adenine nucleotide alpha hydrolase translates to MIAAGLCETCRHARPLTSARGSTFWQCGRAATDRRFARYPRLPVTRCDGFEATTAKLPAVDGPVAVAWSGGKDSALARHRALLSGYRPGLLVNMASADGSVRFHGVGGELVAQQADALGAELLQVPTAPEAYEARFEEMLGQLRARGFAGLVFGNLHLADVQAWFATRTARAGLAHVEPLWGWAPAEVVAQFLAAGFRAVVVSVMEDRVDRRWLGAPFDERFVAALAARPDVDVCGERGEYHTFVYDGPGFRAPVRFALGEPVRSEGYCIRPARAG
- a CDS encoding cupin — its product is MPVHVPSPTRIVAAGNLPKAIDEYIGRVNSETTAVSVAHMRSPCGWVEPGQTPAFDEYTVVLAGMLRVRHAGGTIDVSAGEAVIARRGEWVQYSSPGPEGAEYIAVCVPAFSPETVHRDS